The genomic window GATTTTAAAAAAAAGATCTTTTATTTATTTCCTATAGGATTAGGCGGGATTGCCGGGATATTGATTTTTAGTAATATGCTGGAGTATCTTTTTAAGAATTATAATATAGAGATAAGATATCTTTTTATAGGACTTATGATAGGAACCTTTCCTTCTCTTTTAAAACTTGCTAATAAAAATGGATTTAAAAAGAACTATACAATTTCTTTTTTTATCGCATTATCAAGTACTATTTTGTTTACTTTATTAGAAGATACTATGATAAATATTGTTTCTAAAGAGGTTCCGGGAGTTTTAGACTTAATTATTTATGGAGTGATTGTAGGATTTGGGACCATTGTTCCAGGAGTGAGCTCTTCAGTAATTTTAATGTACATAGGTGCTTATAATACTTTGCTTAAAGCTATTGCATCAGTTAATATTCCATTACTTATACCTGTGGGGATTGGATTTGTATTAAGTTTTTTAGTATTAGCCAAAGTGATTTCTTTTTTGTTTCAGTATGCATATGGATATACTTATTATGCAGTATTGGGATTTGTAATAGGATCTATTGTACCTATTTTCCCAGGAGTGCAATTTCATTTTCGATATTTTATTAGTTTTATTATTATGGTTATAGGTTTTTTTATTTCTTTTTTATTAAGTAAATATGAAAAGTAATAGAGAGAAGGAATATTCTTTCTCTCTATTACTTTTTAATTTCCTTTTAATTTTTTATATCTTTCAATATTTTCATCACTTAAAAAATCATAAGCATCATTGATTTGTTGAAATATTTCAGTAGCATTTGGATTTTTATTAATGTCAGGGTGATATTGCTTTGCTTTTTTCCGAAAAGCTAGTTTAATTTGATATTTGTCTGCATCATAATTAACTCCGAGTAAGTTACAACTTTCTTCA from Garciella nitratireducens DSM 15102 includes these protein-coding regions:
- a CDS encoding DUF368 domain-containing protein; translated protein: MRFLSDFLKGLAIGVGAIAPGVSGGALAVIFGIYENLTYAIGNIFKDFKKKIFYLFPIGLGGIAGILIFSNMLEYLFKNYNIEIRYLFIGLMIGTFPSLLKLANKNGFKKNYTISFFIALSSTILFTLLEDTMINIVSKEVPGVLDLIIYGVIVGFGTIVPGVSSSVILMYIGAYNTLLKAIASVNIPLLIPVGIGFVLSFLVLAKVISFLFQYAYGYTYYAVLGFVIGSIVPIFPGVQFHFRYFISFIIMVIGFFISFLLSKYEK